Sequence from the Zeugodacus cucurbitae isolate PBARC_wt_2022May chromosome 2, idZeuCucr1.2, whole genome shotgun sequence genome:
ttgtttattataatgctaatatactaaattatttagttttaactTAATGTAGTTCTCTCTATTAGTTGCTTAACTTATAACTTGTCAcacatttgttttatatttgtaaatctAACATTAAGTCTCAAAACACGTGCGTAGTTAATATAAATAACAGTATTTTATTGGGTTATGGCTTAAGAGTTGTGAACCACGGCTTACAAATCAATTATGTTTGGCTGCGGATTCTCCTCACTTTGAAAAAcgtaattacaaattaaagaaatattggattttaatttttgaatttatttcggttattattattatatttaatatttattttattagcttttaattttatttcgcttttaatttgcttttcgttggatttgttatttattacccgttattttaattcaatttcgtgtttttatttttgtttctttttttttcaaacacataatttataattaaaatcaaaaactaattgaaattttataaaatcttaCAGGAAAATTGGCAGCAGTGGTTGAAGGAGGAATTGAATGCGATTCAGAGACCTGCACGAAATTAATGAGCACAAAAATTATACCGAAGTTTGCTTCTAATTTCACATTATTAAGAACGTTATAGAAACTTCGTTGTAAATGTTAACAAAAGTGCAGTGCAAGTAAATGTTGTCGAGCCGAATCTCTAAAATTACTACCGAGCAACTACActcataaacatatttaaatgttagtttattatatttatactgatgacagttaattacattttaaatttaatttaattgaacacattaatatttataagaaatgtGCTTTATGTTTAGAGTAAAAACAAGTGCCGTAACGAATTAACACAAGTAGTAATAgttgtattaaataattattgtaaGAACCAAATCACTCCGAAAACGGGTGCTATTTATTCaactatgtataatatatacagaaTTACCACCAATaacaaacgaaaacaaaaagaatttaCGAATATAGCGAATATCTAAGAAAATACGAAGAAATttataactataaaaaatatttatcattttgcATACCAAAATGAGAATGGATTATTAACCTTAATGTTAAAGCAGCTACTTATACACACTTATAAtagattcatatttatatacgtaaatattttgtattaaagtcgatttgcatatatgtatgtagttttaaATTGTTTCGAACACttttataaatgtaattaatatttttaatatacgaataataaataattatatataacaaaaccCTAAGTGGTCGCATTGATTTCATTTCATCAAATATTAGGTTATTAGGTGGTCCGACGGACCAGAAATTAATCTAAGCATAAATAAGTTTTAACTGACGAACCGAAAACAACACTATTTTTTAGATACCGCGAATAGACTGATTACAATAAGCAGATTTTCACGATATCACTTTTGGATTactttttacacttttattCTTTCagcaattttagatttttaacaaatttgtgcACATTATCTTTAACATATGGTTTTATTGCTATACACGTAGGAATATTTTCTGGCTGTTCAATCCataatttatgtttaatttcattAGTTTTCAGTTTTTCTGCTACCTTCACTAGCGTTGCTTCATCTTTAGCCTAAAGTGGGGAAAAAAGATTATAAACGAACAAATTACTGTAGGAATGTGTAAAACCTCACATTCTCACCTCTAATACCACTTTATGCATATTATCCAAATCTTTTAAATAAGCAATGGTTTCCTCATCATCGGCATACAAATGCGTTATGGCCGCTGTAAAATAGGAAGCAAATTACCATTTTTCGTTTTAGAGGACTAACTGCATTCGATAACTTGTGATTTGTAAGGTTTACGATTTATTGGAAAAGGCAAATGGAATAACAAATGTGTTGGCAGTTTCCGTGGCCAAAGAATCGGCAAGCAATTTAGGCTCACCTGTCGCGTGGCAGCATTGCGCTATTACTGCACCCAATGGCCACCCCAAGCTAGAGCGCAAATCACTTCGCACAATtatatattgcacaatattcgacattattaaaaatattaatagacTTAACTAGAAATaactatagaaatataaataaatgcaaagtcGCTGGCACGAAAAGACGTTTACAAAAGATGAGCCGGctgtcaaaaacagctgattggtCATTTAATATCGTATACGATATTAAGCGTTGGAGTTGCCACATGATCCAAAATTTCGCCGGCTGTCAGCTAATTTGAATTGTGCTTCATTAGGTGTGTTCGCTTATTTGAAAGAAAACGTTTAACACTTTTAATGTcagaaacatatatattatatggtaTCGACTGAAATCtgacatatattatttacatgACACTATTAGATATGTTTGAAAGTAAGCAAATTTAAACAACAAACTTGGccacttcccatataacgcCTACGCATGAAAGTCAGCTATCAGTTAGTCGTAGCTTAATTACCAGAGAGCTTTTTATGAGTTTCTTAATACCGAATTGATAGAACTTCTCGAAACTCGTGTGTTCGTGTGGTCAGTCATTTCTTTGTTACACATAAAGCTAATGTTTTGCAATATGAATGTGTGTAAGTTTTTATGCAAATTCTTTCAATTTTGGAGCTTCGGTAGTCGTCCATTAATGGGTATAATCATTCCGTCTCTCAAAATTACCAGTGgtattttacaattatattttcgGTCTACAACGTAATTTCTGGGTTCATAATAACCCTGTTGTTGTTACAACTATTATCAAGACCCAggttgaaaatggaaaatggaaattttagttGTCATCGAGGACATCTAATGGGAGGCCCACGAAAcaagctgtttcgacagggtcggaT
This genomic interval carries:
- the LOC105219151 gene encoding putative peptidyl-tRNA hydrolase PTRHD1, encoding MSNIVQYIIVRSDLRSSLGWPLGAVIAQCCHATAAITHLYADDEETIAYLKDLDNMHKVVLEAKDEATLVKVAEKLKTNEIKHKLWIEQPENIPTCIAIKPYVKDNVHKFVKNLKLLKE